AACATCTGGAAAAGGCATAATTCGCTCTTTCCATACACCATTTTCATAAATAAAACCTTTAATGCTCTTATTTACAAAATTAATAGCCTTTGGTGAGAAGTAAACAAAATCTGCACCTTCAGCCTTGGCTACAATGGCAAATGCATATGATTTCCTTACAGTTCTTGGATCCTTTCTTTGATGAAGCATTCCTATTAAGGTCAATAGAATCCCCTTCCTTGAAATAATATATTAATATTAAATGCTACTCATAGGACACTTGATATAGACAATTGTGGAAGTTTGAAAAGTAAAGAGGTAAGCGAATTGACTTCCTACTAAAATATAAAACCCCCTTGTGTTCATGCCTACTCAATACTAGGATCTTATGAATAATATAAGGTACATATGCTTAAAGAAGATGTGCAATCGGGAGGATGTTGTGTGATTAAATGAACTCGATTATTTTCATTGAAACAAATAAATCTGGATCAAGCAGAGAGGGAATTAGGGCTGCAAAAAAAGGTGGATATTATGTCCATTTATTTACCAATCGAAAATCTATTCTTGAACAAAAAAGGGAGTTTTCTGAAGTTGATGAAATGCATCTCATCAACTTAAAAGACGAAGACCTAATCATCTCGCAAATAGTTGAAATTAAAAAAGAACAAAATGTTGAAATTATTATTAGTTTTATTGACTCCTATGTGACGTTAGCGGTAAAAATGCATAATCGGTTTTGCCATAACACCTTATCTGAACATGCTTATAATGTGATGGAAGATAAGTTACTAACACGGAGAAAATTACAAGACAAACCATATTCCCCGTATTATTTTATATATAAAAAAGATGACACATTAAAAACCCTATTGTCTCAGTTCAAGCAAATGTATCCACTTATCCTTAAATCGCCTTCATCTACAGGTTCCAAGGATGTATACCTAATAAATACTGAATATCAAATGCGAAATAGGATTAATTACTTACAAAGGAAAAATTCTAATGAAGATTTACTTATCGAGGAATATCTTGAAGGTCCGCAATTTAATGTAGAAAGTATTGTACATGATGGAGAGATCTACATCGCAGCAATCATAGAACAAGAAATAACAAAAAAAAATAAGTTTATCGTAACAGGTTATAGTATCTCATCAGATGTAGAAGAAAGCATCATTGAAAGTATTGCTGACGTCACAAAAAGAATTTTAACTGATTTAGGGTTACGAAATGGCAACTGTCACTTGGAATTGCGATTAGTAAAGGGAGAATGGAAGCTTATAGAAATAAATCCGCGAATTTCTGGAGGAGTAATGAATCGATTAATAGAGAAAGCATATGGCTTTAATTACGCGGAGGAGATATTGAAGGTTTATAGAGGTTTGCAGCCATCCCTTCAAAGAAAATATGAGAATTGCATCTATGTCCAATACAGTGTTGTAGATTCTATAGGTGAATTTATAGAAGCAACTAATGTTGATTTAGTAAAGAAAATACCGGGCATAATTGAAGTTTTTATCAAGGCATCAAAAGGACAAATTTTGTCACCGCCTCTATCTATGGGCCATCGATATGGCTATGTAATGGCAAAAGGTAAAACAAGAGCAGAGGCGAAAATGTATGCATTACAAGCATCCGAACAGATCAAATTTCATCTTTTACCTAATGAAACGATTCAATAGACTCTTGGAATAAATAAGCATTCATCGAGAAATTTGCAAAAAAAATTACTGGTAATTATGTTGGAATGTCTGAAGTAATCAGCGGTTTCATGGTATTTTTAAAAATGCGTTTGCCAAAGCCTACATCTATTATTTTTCAAAAAATTGACTAGGTAGGTAACGGCTGTCATCGTAAAGTTTGTTGTTTTTTAGATGTTTTTATTTTATCCACCTGAGTTGATTGGAGCGGAAGGCACTTGACTCCTACGGTACGCCGAGGAGACTCCCATCCCTCCCCGCGGAAAGCAAGTGCCCGGAGCGGAAATCAACGGGCAAATTTACGGACTAAAAATTCCAATTTATGCGAAAAGGGCCTTTTAAAATGAAAAATCGCCCTACCCAAAGTGGGAGGAATTAAATATAAGTGGTTCAAGAAAACCCTTGAACCATCTGATTGGGTGAATACGGAGAGTCTATATTAAGGAGAGGAGGGATGAAAAGACATGAAGCAAATTCCTTTACAACAGCAAAATTGCTTAAATTCAACTCTCAAGAGAGTGTTGAAAGAGCAAGAATTTCAAAAACCTTTCAACACCGACATGGTGCGAAAAAATAAGAATAAGATAATACCGCTTATGTTGTTTACGAAAATGGGAAAACCCTTCTCAGCTACTATTTTGGATAAGCACTATGGTTGTGTTGTGTCCCCTTTTTTTAGAATAGTAAATTTTGATGAGAAAACGGGTTGTGTGATCCTTTCAGTTTTAATACCAATAGACATGGAAGGGTGTCCAGTAGACCTTTGTTCCGATATATATTCTTTATTGACAACTAAAGAATGTATAACGATTGGTATAAGTTGCCTTTGTGGAGTAGAACTTTTACCTCCATGCTTGGTCAATAGATTTATACCACCTGATGAACATAAATGCTAATTTTTGTGACTCCCAGTTTCGGTGCCTGCTGTATTAATTGCAATCCATGAAGTAGATAATAAAAATTAAGATTAAACCAAAGAACTCAGTGTGGATAAGTGCTGGGTTCTTTTTCTTCTCATCACATATCAAAGTGCCCAAGAACACTTGCTACTCTACCAATTACTATCAAATATCGATATAGAGGAGAAATGATAGTGGTATTCATCTAAAAAGTAAAAATTCTGTCTAATTGAGAATGATTATCTTTTAGTTGCTTATTACTTACTCCACATGTTAAGTTTTTAATTGTACATACTTTAGTTAGGCAAAGGGAGGAAATTTAATTGTTTACAAGGTTTAGCACCAGAAAGCTTACAATGGCAATATTAATTACATCCATTGCGCTGTTTACAGCAGCGTGTAGCAATAGTAGTACAGATAAGAGCGAAGCAACAGCTTGGAATAAGGTTAAAGAAAAGGGAGAAATAGTTGTTGCCACTGCGGGAACACTTTATCCTTCCTCATATCATGAATCAAAAACTGATAAACTTACAGGATATGAAGTTGAGGTTGCTAGAGAAGTGGCAAAACGAATGGGTTTAAAAGTGAAATTCAAGGAAATTGCTTTTGATGCAACACTTACCTCATTAAACAGTGGCCAAGTCGACATTGGAGCAAGTGTTGGTGTTACAGATAAACGAAAAGAAAAATTTGCCTTCTCTGTTCCGATCGAATATTCATTTGGTAGTGTAATAGTAAGGAAAAATGATTTATCTGGAATTAAGAAATTAGAAGATATTAAAGGAAAAAAGGCCGCTGGTGAATCAACAACAACATATATGGGAGTTGCCCGTAAATTAGGGGCAAAAGAAGTTGTTTATGATAATGCAACAAACGAGCAATACCTTCGTGATGTTGCAACAGGTAGAACAGATGTCATTTTAAATGATTACTACATTCAAAAACTTGCATTAGCTTATTTCCCACAATTAAATATAACTATTCATCCAAATATTCGCTTTAACAAAAGTGAAGCTGCTTTAGTTATGAAAAAAGATAATACTGAACTTGTTAAACATGTAAATAAAGCGCTAAATGAAATGATAAAAGATGGTACAATGTCAAAAATATCAAAACAATTCTTTGCAGGTGCTGACATTACAAAGAAATTAGACATTAATATTCCAACATATGAAACAGATTGATTAAAGAATGAAATAGGGACATTGCAATTCCTAAGTTTTACACTCTAGTAAAATAGGTATTATAACGATTGCTTATTTCTTCATTTCCGCGAAGCAAAGAGAAACAAGAAACCGTATTCTTTATTTATTTAAGAGTCGCTAGATCTATTGACCATTATATGTGGTCAATAGTCTAACGGCTCTTTCTTCGTATTAGGCAGTGTTATAAAGTTCATTGTTGATTTTGCCACTATCTTAATTGGAGCGCCTGGAGCGGTAATCAACAGGCAAATTTAACAGTGCCTTGTATTAATAAATACAAACTTTGTGGGCATTTTAATTCTAAAAGGAATCCCTTAAAAATCCATTAATTTTTATTAAAAATCCATGAAATTTCACTATTTTTATTTTTAATACAGTAAAGTGGATGAGAGATAGTTATGAGGAAAAATGAGTCTAATCCTTTTAAACAGTTGGCATTAATTAAATAATATTTTTTGATAAAAATGATTTTTGGCTCATTCGTGTGTCACTGCGGTGACACACGAATTTCAGTCATATAGTAAAGAAAAATCTTTCGGGATGTGTGTGTATGAATGAAATTATTCATTTATTAAATCAATATGGTTATATTGTCCTTTTTGTATCATTAATGCTTGAGCTCATTATTGTTCCCATTCCTAACGAAGCAATGATGAGTTATGTAGGTGTCCTTTGTTTCAATGGGAAAATGAATATCTTTCTTTCTATTTTTTCTGCTGGAGTGGGTGGTATTTTTGGAGTTACGATTTCCTATTGGATAGGATATAAACTCGGTGCCCCGTTTTTTCGCAAATATGGCCACTATTTTCATATGGGACCTGAAAAAATGGAGAAAATGGAGGTATGGTATCAGAGGTACGGAAAAGTATTGTTATTATTTACGTTTTTTATTCCAGGTGTCAGACATATAGCAAGTATTGTTTCTGGAGTAATTAAACTGCCATTTCGCACTTTTTCTATTTTTTCGTACATAGGGGTATTCCTTTGGGTTGGAACCTTCATTTCCTTGGGAAATATTTTGGGTCCACAATGGGACCAATATCAGGGGGAAATAAAAAAATGGCTTGTAGTTGCAAGCATCCTTTTTGGATTTTTTGCTATTATATATTTTGTCATAAAGGCAAATAAAGTTTATATTAAAGAATCATTTCTATTACTAAACGAGTCGGCCTTTAAAAAACTTAGAAGCTTTTTGAAGATAAAAATCATTATTTTAGTCACTTTTATCTTTTTTGTTTCTTTTTTTACTTTAATGGTTGGACTTATTCAAGATTTGATTAGTAACGAATTTGGTCAATTTAACCTGATTGTAAAAACGATTGTTATTACTTTGTTTAATGTGCATTGGCAGGGGCTAATGGAGCCCTTTTATTTACTTTCTACATGGGTTGCTTTAGGGATTGTTTTTCTATTTACAATAATCGTTATTTTATTAAATAAGAAAAATAAATGGCTTGAGCTCCTTTTTTTTATTTCTACATTAATTGGAACCTTTCTTTTTTCTAAAGGAATAGGGTGGCTTTTCCATTACATTTTAAATAATAAATTAATAAGCCCAGATTTTCCAAATGAGCAAGCAATGCTTATCATGAATGCTTACGGATTTTTCTTGATTATGTTCATTCGCCATAGAAGAGACTTTCTTTTATCTACGATAATGTTTTTCTTTGTTATTTTTATATTGATTTGTTATTTTATTAGCGGTATATATATTCATCAACTTAAACCAAGTGATTTACTTACTAGTTATGTATTTAGTGCTGTATGGATAACCGGAATGGTATTCTCTCTTGAAATGTTTCGTTTATTGTCACTTATTAAAATAAAGATGAAAGAAGAAAAACTATTATAAAAGCCTTTGTCCAATTAGATTGAGTAAAAGATTATTATTTTTCACGATTAAAGCTATTTATAAAACAAGGATGAGATGATGACAACTACGCTTAGTTATATTAAAGAGTGGCAGCAGGCCCTTCAAAATGAAATTATCCATTTAAAAAAGTATGGAGGAAATAAATTCATTGTGTCGAATGGTAGGTTACTTTCAAACGATGGTTTGTTTACCTACTATTTTGATACGACGGTTTCAGTCCGAATTCCAGTAGGTTCTCAGATAAGGCTCGAGTGGGGAAGTATGAAGCAAAAAGGTAGGATGCTATCTTCTGAAGGAAAAGGCATCATGATTGCCTTGGAGCAATCATTTGGAGATCTTATCTCTGAGGCATATTTATTTCATGATCCATGGGAACTGCTTGAACAGCTTATTCAAAGGTTTGATGAGATCAAAAAAAACAAACAAAAGCGCCTACGAGTGAAAAGAGTTATGGATCCTTCCATGCAGGCAAAGCATCCGATCGAAAAAATTAAAAGCAATGTCCATGAGTTACTTTTACGTTCAAAATACAATCCTGTTACCTTTGTTTGGGGTCCACCTGGTACAGGAAAAACATACACCCTTGCAAGAGTAGCAGCGAATAAATATTTTAAAGAAAAGCGGGTTTTGATTTTATCTCATAGCAATCAAGCAGTCGACGTTATTTTAAGTGAAATTTCAACCTTTATTAAAAAGAAAGATCGCTTTCGTGATGGGGATATCCTTCGGTATGGAGCTAATACAGGCGAAGCCATCGCGATTCATGATGCTCTCACCACTAGTCAGCTTATTCAAAAGCAGGATCCAGGCCTCGCGGAAAATAAAGATATTTTAATTGAAGAAAGATGGAAACTAAAGCAAGATTTGGCTCGTTCTTTTAGTAAAAGAGATTCTCATCATTTATTAGAACTTGAAACAAAGATTGCTAGGGTGTTTGAAAAAATCCGCCAAAAAGAAATTGAGTTTGTAAAGGAAGCTTTTGTTGTCGGGACGACACTTGCAAAGGCCGCAGGGGATGCCTCAATATACGAAACAGACTTTGATGTAATCATCCTTGATGAAGCAAGTATGGCGTATGTTCCTCAAATTGCTTTTGCTGCAACACTCGGAAAACGAGTTATTATTTGTGGTGATTTTAAACAATTACCACCAATTGCCGCAAGCAGAGATTCACTCGTGACGAAGTGGCTGAAAGAGGATATATTTCATAGGGCTGGTGTCGTTGATTGGGTTGAAAAGGGGGAAATGCATCCTCATTTATTTTTATTAAAAGAACAAAGAAGGATGCATCCGGATATTTCAGCTTTCACCAATCAGTACATCTATCATTCTCTTGTCGGGGATCATGAAAGTGTACGTAAAAGTCGAAATAAAATTGTGGAACAGGAACCATTTCCACAACGTGCTGCAGTACTTATAGATACAAGCTATTCTGGTGCGCATTGTATCAGTGAACGAGCATCAAATTCCAGACTGAATCTATGGCAATTATTATTGTCCTTCCAATTAATTCATGAATCATTTCTAGGTGGGGCAAGATCAATAGGCTATGTAACCCCGTATCGTGCTCAAGCCAATTTGATGGAGCTGTTACTTGAAGATTTATATGAAGAAGAAAGGCTTATAGCGGATATTATTGCGGCAACTGTTCATAGATTCCAAGGTAGTGAGCGGGATGTGATGGTCTTTGACACAGTTGACAGCAACCCCCAGGAACGTGCTGGAATGTTATTAACGGGCAAAGATAGTGAGCGGCTGATTAATGTTGCTATTACCAGAACAAAGGGGAAATTCATTCATGTTAGCAATCAATCATTTATTCGAAAACATGTCTATCAAGGTAAAACACTCAGGCAATTAGTCGAACATCAGGAAAAACAAAATCAAACAGTTAAAACCAAAGAAATTGGTTCATGGATCAGAAGTCATCATCCAAGATTACAATGGATACATGCCAGAAAGCTTGAACAAGTTTTTCAAGATATTCAATTAGCGAAATCCTCAGTCGTTATCTCATTACCAGGGCAAACAGTTCTTTCGGAGCAGTGGAAGGACATATTGAAAAAAAGGAATAAACGTGTCAATTTAGTAGTTATTGCAGATGAAGTTTGGGAGGATCTACAGCCTAACCAATGGATTGAAGAAAGCCTACCCTTTCCATTTGTAATTATCGATCGGCGTATTTTCTGGCTAGGCCTACCACTGGAAGGGGCAAAAGGTGTAATGCCTCCTTATGTGGCAGTAAGGCTAGAATCAGAGAAGGTTGCTGAACATTTTATTGGGGAGTTATCGAGTAATCCGAGAAACCAACGAAAATAAAATAAGCGGAGATTTTTCGGTTAAATGCATAATGGAGCTCGTTCCTAGGTGTATAAGCGAAGGTTTTCCGGTTACGCAATGCAAAGTCCCCCATTTTCGCGGTTTTTGAGTCAATAGACGGAAACTCTCCGTCTATTTATTCTATTTTTAATCCAATTTGCTAATTAAGAGGAATTTTTCCGTCTATTAAGAATTCGGACAGGTATCAAATACTGAATGTTTCACTATATTTGACAGGGCAGAGAATTTTTTCTCTGCCTTTAAATATTGCAAGAACCTATTAGCTATTTTAAAAGTCCTTTTATATAATGACTATTTTCAAATGTCCATCCACCAATTTATACACATCGGGCTGATTTAAAGTAGGAGGGAAAAATCGTGGAGAATGTCCTGGAGATTCAAAATGTTACAAAACGATTTACGAATGGACGAGGCATTGAAAATATTAATCTTTTAGAGCCTTTTTGGTTTTCTAGTTCACTTTATTTCAAAAAATATTTATTCAAATGCATTCTTTAAAACACCATGAACTTAAAAGGGAGATAAAAAGTTAAAATGAGTAAACAAAAAGACCAATCTATTTCTTCACCAAAAAATTCATCCATTGATAATGAATCTGTTGCTGGCCCATCACTTGCAAGACAGATGTTAAATAAGGTTCCAGAAATCACAATCTACTTCTGGATCATTAAGATCATGGCAACCACTGTGGGTGAAACGGCTGCAGATTTCTTGAATGATAATCTGAACATGGGCTTGACAAACACGACCTATATCATGGGTGTCCTCTTGCTCATAACGCTGTACTTTCAGTTCAAATCGAGGAAGTATGTGCCAAGGATTTATTGGCTTGCGGTTGTGCTGATCAGCGTTGTAGGGACACTAGGTTCAGATAACTTAACGGACAATTTTGGGGTATCATTGGAGACAACCACTATTATCTTCGGTATCCTAATGCTTGTGACCTTTGCAGCATGGTATTTGAGTGAAAAGACATTGTCCATTCACTCAATCTACACGTCAAAACGAGAAGCATTTTACTGGCTTGCTATCCTGTTCACGTTTGCCTTAGGTACTGCAGCGGGTGACCTTATTGCAGAAGGTCTAAACTTTGGTTACTGGATATCAGCTCTAATGTTCGCTGCACTAATCGGAATGGTGACCATCGCTTACTACCGATTCAAATTGAATGCAGTGCTGGCCTTCTGGATCGCTTACATCTTGACTCGTCCTTTCGGTGCCTCTCTTGGCGATTTCCTATCACAACCTCGCCATTCAGGTGGCCTTGGTCTGGGTACGACGACGACTAGTGCAATCTTTCTTGTGACGATCTTGGGCTTGGTCATTTACCTTACCAAGACCAGAAGAGATGAAACTCCTTTCCCAAATTCAACTGATGAGTAAAAGTGGGACAGGCAGCTTCAAAAATCATGTAAAACACGTGAGAATATGCAAGGGGTCATTCATAAACTGGATGGCCTCTTGAGTATGTGACTTTTTAGAAGGGAATGGTAATGTATGTAATAGTCTAGACTATTGTTTGTTTCGGAAACTCATTATGGAAGAAGGTCAAAGAATTGATTAAAAAATGGGGATTTATTCTTTCTGCGATATTGATTATTTTATGTGCGTGTTCACCAGTTCAGTCGAAGAAACAAGTGCCGATTAAAACTCCCACAAATAAAGTTGTAAAGATGAATTTTCCGAAAATTGACCATGTGGTTCTTGTTGTTGAAGAGAATCACTCTCAACAAGAGATAACAAATAATTCTTCTGCCCCTTATATGAATGCGCTTATGAAACATGGGGCGAACTTTACAAACTATCATGCAATTGAACATCCTAGTCAACCAAATTATTTAGATATCTTTTCAGGTTCAAATCAAGGTGTAACAAATGATCGAATTCCAAGAACGAAATTTTCTACTGAAAATTTAGCAAATGAATTAATTACAAAAAAGTATACATTTATCGGATATTCAGAGGATCTTCCTAAAGTCGGATACGATGGATCTTCAGGTGGTAGGGGAGGATATGCACGAAAGCATAATCCTTGGGTAAACTTTACAAATGTTCCAACTAAGTTAAATCAACCATTTACAAACTTTCCAAGCAACTTTAATCAACTTCCTACCGTTTCATTTGTTATTCCAAACCTTAGAAATGATATGCATGATGGTAGCATAAAGGTAGGCGATGAATGGTTAAAGAAGCAGTTGAATCCATATATTCAATGGGCAAAAACACATAACAGCCTATTGGTTGTAACTTGGGATGAGGATGACAGTTCACAAAACAATAAAATTCCAACCTTCTTTGTTGGCCCAATGGTAAGGAATGGACAATATAGCGAGTATATCAATCATTTTAATCTGTTAAGAACGATAGAAGATATTTACGGTTTATCACATGCAGGTAAAAGTGTTGCTGTTAACCCGATTTTGGATATCTGGAAAAAGTGAAGATGCATGAGCATGCCGACTAGTTGTTTTTATGAAATAGTCGAGAACACTCGTGACTTTAGTCATGAGATGAATCGGCTTCGGATAGGGCGTGGCTTTTGCCACGTTAACTATCCGACATATGCTCAGTCATCCTATAAATAAAACACCAAATTAATGCTCTTATTTTCTCTAATTTTGTTATCATAAACATGAGGTGGGAGATTTGGCTGACGTTAAGAAAGGTAGAGGCTATGTGTACTCCATTCAGTACCATATTGTATGGTGTGTTAAATATCGTCATAAAGTATTAATTGGTGATATAGATGTAAGATTAAAAGAGATACTGCATCAAATAGCCACAGATAATGGTTTTGCCATTTCAGAAATCGAAACCGATTGCGACCATATTCATCTTCTTATAGATTGCACTCCACAACATTCAACTCCAACAATGATAAAAGCATTAAAAGGCGTTGCTGCCAGATTACTATTTAAAGAGTTTCCGAGCTTAAAAAAGAAACTGTGGGATGGTCATCTTTGGAATCC
The Neobacillus sp. PS3-40 genome window above contains:
- a CDS encoding ATP-grasp domain-containing protein yields the protein MNSIIFIETNKSGSSREGIRAAKKGGYYVHLFTNRKSILEQKREFSEVDEMHLINLKDEDLIISQIVEIKKEQNVEIIISFIDSYVTLAVKMHNRFCHNTLSEHAYNVMEDKLLTRRKLQDKPYSPYYFIYKKDDTLKTLLSQFKQMYPLILKSPSSTGSKDVYLINTEYQMRNRINYLQRKNSNEDLLIEEYLEGPQFNVESIVHDGEIYIAAIIEQEITKKNKFIVTGYSISSDVEESIIESIADVTKRILTDLGLRNGNCHLELRLVKGEWKLIEINPRISGGVMNRLIEKAYGFNYAEEILKVYRGLQPSLQRKYENCIYVQYSVVDSIGEFIEATNVDLVKKIPGIIEVFIKASKGQILSPPLSMGHRYGYVMAKGKTRAEAKMYALQASEQIKFHLLPNETIQ
- a CDS encoding CotY/CotZ family spore coat protein, whose protein sequence is MKQIPLQQQNCLNSTLKRVLKEQEFQKPFNTDMVRKNKNKIIPLMLFTKMGKPFSATILDKHYGCVVSPFFRIVNFDEKTGCVILSVLIPIDMEGCPVDLCSDIYSLLTTKECITIGISCLCGVELLPPCLVNRFIPPDEHKC
- a CDS encoding transporter substrate-binding domain-containing protein, with the translated sequence MAILITSIALFTAACSNSSTDKSEATAWNKVKEKGEIVVATAGTLYPSSYHESKTDKLTGYEVEVAREVAKRMGLKVKFKEIAFDATLTSLNSGQVDIGASVGVTDKRKEKFAFSVPIEYSFGSVIVRKNDLSGIKKLEDIKGKKAAGESTTTYMGVARKLGAKEVVYDNATNEQYLRDVATGRTDVILNDYYIQKLALAYFPQLNITIHPNIRFNKSEAALVMKKDNTELVKHVNKALNEMIKDGTMSKISKQFFAGADITKKLDINIPTYETD
- a CDS encoding DedA family protein gives rise to the protein MNEIIHLLNQYGYIVLFVSLMLELIIVPIPNEAMMSYVGVLCFNGKMNIFLSIFSAGVGGIFGVTISYWIGYKLGAPFFRKYGHYFHMGPEKMEKMEVWYQRYGKVLLLFTFFIPGVRHIASIVSGVIKLPFRTFSIFSYIGVFLWVGTFISLGNILGPQWDQYQGEIKKWLVVASILFGFFAIIYFVIKANKVYIKESFLLLNESAFKKLRSFLKIKIIILVTFIFFVSFFTLMVGLIQDLISNEFGQFNLIVKTIVITLFNVHWQGLMEPFYLLSTWVALGIVFLFTIIVILLNKKNKWLELLFFISTLIGTFLFSKGIGWLFHYILNNKLISPDFPNEQAMLIMNAYGFFLIMFIRHRRDFLLSTIMFFFVIFILICYFISGIYIHQLKPSDLLTSYVFSAVWITGMVFSLEMFRLLSLIKIKMKEEKLL
- a CDS encoding AAA domain-containing protein, producing MTTTLSYIKEWQQALQNEIIHLKKYGGNKFIVSNGRLLSNDGLFTYYFDTTVSVRIPVGSQIRLEWGSMKQKGRMLSSEGKGIMIALEQSFGDLISEAYLFHDPWELLEQLIQRFDEIKKNKQKRLRVKRVMDPSMQAKHPIEKIKSNVHELLLRSKYNPVTFVWGPPGTGKTYTLARVAANKYFKEKRVLILSHSNQAVDVILSEISTFIKKKDRFRDGDILRYGANTGEAIAIHDALTTSQLIQKQDPGLAENKDILIEERWKLKQDLARSFSKRDSHHLLELETKIARVFEKIRQKEIEFVKEAFVVGTTLAKAAGDASIYETDFDVIILDEASMAYVPQIAFAATLGKRVIICGDFKQLPPIAASRDSLVTKWLKEDIFHRAGVVDWVEKGEMHPHLFLLKEQRRMHPDISAFTNQYIYHSLVGDHESVRKSRNKIVEQEPFPQRAAVLIDTSYSGAHCISERASNSRLNLWQLLLSFQLIHESFLGGARSIGYVTPYRAQANLMELLLEDLYEEERLIADIIAATVHRFQGSERDVMVFDTVDSNPQERAGMLLTGKDSERLINVAITRTKGKFIHVSNQSFIRKHVYQGKTLRQLVEHQEKQNQTVKTKEIGSWIRSHHPRLQWIHARKLEQVFQDIQLAKSSVVISLPGQTVLSEQWKDILKKRNKRVNLVVIADEVWEDLQPNQWIEESLPFPFVIIDRRIFWLGLPLEGAKGVMPPYVAVRLESEKVAEHFIGELSSNPRNQRK
- a CDS encoding alkaline phosphatase family protein; the encoded protein is MIKKWGFILSAILIILCACSPVQSKKQVPIKTPTNKVVKMNFPKIDHVVLVVEENHSQQEITNNSSAPYMNALMKHGANFTNYHAIEHPSQPNYLDIFSGSNQGVTNDRIPRTKFSTENLANELITKKYTFIGYSEDLPKVGYDGSSGGRGGYARKHNPWVNFTNVPTKLNQPFTNFPSNFNQLPTVSFVIPNLRNDMHDGSIKVGDEWLKKQLNPYIQWAKTHNSLLVVTWDEDDSSQNNKIPTFFVGPMVRNGQYSEYINHFNLLRTIEDIYGLSHAGKSVAVNPILDIWKK
- the tnpA gene encoding IS200/IS605 family transposase; protein product: MADVKKGRGYVYSIQYHIVWCVKYRHKVLIGDIDVRLKEILHQIATDNGFAISEIETDCDHIHLLIDCTPQHSTPTMIKALKGVAARLLFKEFPSLKKKLWDGHLWNPSYFVGTVSEHTEAQIRQYIRNQQRK